A genomic segment from Streptomyces antibioticus encodes:
- a CDS encoding endo alpha-1,4 polygalactosaminidase, with product MRYYTLRAMLLASALALAGCSGTGGGDGGGGDGATPPPKGKPRWQPRPGLAWQWQLDGPVDPSVDVPVYDIDGFENTAADVARLHRDGRKVICYINVGAWEDFRPDHADFPRSVLGGANGWSGERWLDIRKISVLRPIMEHRFDMCAEKGFDAVEPDLVEGYSNDTGFPLTARDQLRYNRMIADIAHARGLSVGLKNDLPQIPQLLPHFDFAVNEECAEFDECARLSPFIKAGKAVFHVEYAEPNSTFCTESRRLNLSSMRKRLELGVWRKPC from the coding sequence ATGAGGTACTACACGCTGAGGGCGATGCTGCTGGCGAGCGCGCTGGCCTTGGCCGGCTGTTCCGGCACGGGCGGCGGAGACGGCGGAGGCGGGGACGGTGCCACACCCCCTCCGAAGGGGAAACCACGCTGGCAGCCCCGCCCGGGCCTGGCCTGGCAGTGGCAACTGGACGGCCCGGTCGACCCGTCGGTGGACGTACCGGTCTACGACATCGACGGCTTCGAGAACACGGCGGCGGACGTGGCCCGGCTGCACCGCGACGGCCGCAAGGTCATCTGCTACATCAACGTCGGCGCCTGGGAGGACTTCCGCCCCGACCACGCCGACTTCCCCCGGTCGGTGCTCGGCGGCGCCAACGGCTGGTCGGGCGAACGCTGGCTGGACATCCGGAAGATCTCGGTACTGCGCCCGATCATGGAGCACCGCTTCGACATGTGCGCCGAGAAGGGCTTCGACGCGGTGGAACCCGACCTGGTGGAGGGCTACTCCAACGACACCGGCTTCCCCCTCACCGCCCGCGACCAGCTCCGCTACAACCGCATGATCGCCGACATCGCCCACGCCCGCGGCCTCTCGGTCGGCCTCAAGAACGACCTCCCGCAAATCCCGCAGCTCCTCCCCCACTTCGACTTCGCAGTCAACGAGGAGTGCGCCGAGTTCGACGAGTGCGCCCGCCTGTCCCCCTTCATCAAGGCCGGCAAGGCGGTCTTCCACGTCGAATACGCGGAACCCAACAGCACGTTCTGCACCGAGTCCCGCCGCCTGAACCTGTCGTCGATGCGGAAGCGCCTGGAACTGGGGGTGTGGCGAAAGCCGTGCTGA
- a CDS encoding M24 family metallopeptidase yields the protein MAHDEPTRAARLLDAQAKAERLFTEIGKRGLVAPGESERAVSDRVRDLANELFGTTRHWHKRIVRSGPNTLAPYRENPPDRTITADDIVFADFGPIFEEYEADFGRTFVLGDDSDKHRLRDALPELFAAGKRYFAAHEDITGKQLYAEVERLATEAGWELGGWHAGHLVGEFPHETIDGADTESYITPANDTPLRRTDKAGRRCHWILEIHLVHREREFGGFHEELLTL from the coding sequence ATGGCACATGATGAACCCACACGGGCGGCACGTCTGCTGGACGCCCAGGCCAAGGCCGAGCGGCTCTTCACGGAGATCGGGAAGCGGGGCCTGGTCGCGCCGGGCGAGAGCGAGCGGGCCGTCAGCGACCGGGTGCGCGATCTGGCGAACGAACTGTTCGGCACCACCCGGCACTGGCACAAGCGGATCGTGCGCTCCGGCCCGAACACCCTGGCGCCCTACCGGGAGAATCCCCCGGACCGGACCATCACAGCGGACGACATCGTGTTCGCCGACTTCGGGCCGATCTTCGAGGAGTACGAAGCCGACTTCGGCCGTACCTTCGTCCTCGGCGACGACTCCGACAAACACCGGCTGCGCGACGCCCTGCCCGAACTGTTCGCGGCCGGCAAGCGGTACTTCGCCGCGCACGAGGACATCACCGGCAAGCAGTTGTACGCCGAGGTGGAGCGGCTGGCCACCGAGGCCGGCTGGGAACTCGGCGGCTGGCACGCCGGGCACCTGGTCGGCGAGTTCCCGCACGAGACGATCGACGGCGCCGACACCGAGTCGTACATCACCCCCGCCAACGACACCCCGCTGCGCCGCACCGACAAGGCCGGACGCCGCTGCCACTGGATCCTGGAGATCCATCTCGTCCACCGGGAGCGCGAGTTCGGCGGCTTCCACGAGGAACTCCTGACTCTCTGA
- a CDS encoding NAD(P)H-binding protein, which yields MIAVTAASGAYGRLVVAGLGRLLPAESVVAVVRAPERAEDLAAEGVEVRRGDYDDPGSLRTAFKGVDRLLLVSSPELDPARRIIQHRTALEAARAAGVGHVVYTSFLGAGTRPEGVTAAHHATERALSDSGLPHTVLRHPFYSEAFLHAGLRDAVASGELPHGTGGRGLNTVFRADLAEAAVRVLTEEHHLGRAHDFTGTRWTYPELAEVLTAVSGTPVVARERTEPAPGAHGWLESQVRAGELELGTDDLAHVLGRPPVTLREAVTALLA from the coding sequence ATGATCGCAGTCACCGCCGCCTCCGGAGCCTACGGCCGACTGGTCGTCGCAGGATTAGGGCGACTGCTGCCCGCCGAGTCCGTCGTCGCCGTCGTCCGCGCGCCGGAGCGGGCCGAGGATCTCGCCGCCGAGGGGGTCGAGGTGCGGCGCGGGGACTACGACGATCCCGGCAGCCTGCGGACCGCGTTCAAGGGCGTGGACCGGCTGCTGCTGGTCTCCTCCCCCGAACTCGACCCCGCCCGCCGGATCATCCAGCACCGCACCGCCCTCGAAGCGGCCCGCGCCGCCGGGGTCGGTCATGTCGTCTACACGAGCTTCCTGGGTGCCGGCACCCGGCCCGAGGGGGTCACCGCGGCCCACCACGCCACCGAGCGCGCGTTGAGCGACAGCGGTCTGCCGCACACCGTGCTGCGCCACCCCTTCTACAGCGAGGCGTTCCTGCACGCGGGTCTGCGGGACGCCGTCGCCTCCGGTGAACTCCCGCACGGCACCGGAGGCCGTGGCCTCAACACCGTGTTCCGCGCCGACCTCGCGGAGGCGGCCGTACGTGTCCTCACCGAGGAACACCACCTGGGCCGGGCCCACGACTTCACAGGCACCCGGTGGACGTACCCGGAGCTGGCCGAGGTGCTGACAGCGGTGTCCGGCACCCCGGTCGTCGCACGGGAGCGCACCGAACCGGCTCCCGGCGCCCATGGTTGGCTGGAGAGCCAAGTGCGCGCCGGTGAGCTGGAGTTGGGGACCGACGACCTCGCCCATGTGCTGGGCCGTCCGCCCGTCACACTCAGAGAGGCGGTCACCGCCCTGCTCGCCTAG
- a CDS encoding CHAT domain-containing protein — MARFKGKDARIEAAAGLYRRFLFSEPVTVPTLEDAAMAAIVNGVVDRVAPGASLGVSLPAPDPDPNAPRIALLTEAIALLDPMLARRVRAPGPFALSLAARCLYALYRETGDTAPLRRAVELGERAAAVAAPTSGPDPADPYPDIAHELSIALLDLAAHEEGTDALFRAVHHAVRAIRAPSASDRLKAACQSLLSRTFTALFQRTGEDEHREQALRMAVLGRDFTEETVSAEDGYVLGSPFLAAHEATGSVRDLETAIVALREAVDRDPRPDHLLALARALRLMYPVNGDERVLRESVTMSRRALAAARPTEPARHRYLEQAAYARLLSHAAHGGRGVVDVAVPLQRLAIGSLPEGHPGRLDAVGALADIWLARYEKTRSTADLDGALEATLTAMRLSRGRSDRHRHLARYGRGARLIYEDTGDASHLARGIHATLRALKTDDLPAELKAAYLVQGAALLLDHTDREPDPDMRRAARNMLFECSKLDHGDLHVQIECARRWADLAVSEESWHEAGLAHLGALRAMARLTATEVSRQSQESALRRFSGMASMGAAYSLNAESPLEALTLLELGRSVLLTQELSLYDEVRALRNSAPDLARQLAEQLKRRDESASALGARMILATAGLPGDGRLADRHRVAGRNLQILRAQIREVPGHERFMSGLTEEELLSVSERGPIVVLNLSALRTDALVVRPDGVTVVPLPAVTPERVGALVDTFLTAVEDPDDHGGKAMLDALAWLWDHMAEPVLAVAAPPPGPNSPLPRLWWCPTGPLSHLPLHAAGHHLAGDGRTVLDRVVSSYTPTITALSRVRARRTTPSAGAGLLAVAVGRTASGTEVPLPGAHSEADAVAAIHPATTVLADGEATRARLLAELPRHPRAHFTCHTRSDPRSPSLSRLVLHEADDELTVGDIARLDLSSVELAYLSICDAARPGAEIPDESVHIAGAFLIAGYPDVVGTLWPMPDATGRRLARHFHRRLAEGDDPARALHLTTVRARRNAPGLPVGWANLVHIGG; from the coding sequence ATGGCCCGGTTCAAAGGGAAGGACGCCCGCATCGAGGCCGCCGCCGGGCTGTACCGCCGCTTCCTCTTCTCGGAGCCGGTGACCGTCCCCACCCTTGAGGACGCGGCGATGGCGGCGATCGTCAACGGCGTGGTCGACCGGGTCGCTCCCGGCGCCTCGCTGGGTGTCTCCCTGCCCGCACCGGACCCCGACCCCAACGCCCCGCGCATCGCCCTGCTCACGGAGGCGATCGCCCTGCTGGACCCGATGCTCGCGCGGCGGGTCCGCGCGCCCGGCCCCTTCGCGCTGTCGCTGGCGGCCCGCTGCCTGTACGCGCTGTACCGCGAGACGGGCGACACCGCACCGCTGCGACGCGCGGTCGAGCTGGGGGAACGCGCGGCCGCCGTCGCGGCCCCGACATCTGGCCCGGACCCGGCGGATCCGTACCCCGACATCGCGCACGAGTTGAGCATCGCGCTGCTCGACCTCGCCGCGCACGAGGAGGGAACGGACGCCCTCTTCCGCGCGGTGCACCACGCCGTGCGGGCCATTCGTGCGCCCTCCGCCTCCGACCGGCTCAAGGCCGCCTGCCAGAGCCTCCTCAGCCGTACCTTCACCGCGCTCTTCCAGCGCACCGGTGAGGACGAGCATCGTGAACAGGCCCTTCGCATGGCCGTGTTGGGCCGGGACTTCACCGAGGAGACGGTCAGCGCCGAGGACGGGTACGTCCTGGGCTCGCCGTTCCTGGCGGCCCATGAGGCGACCGGCTCGGTGCGCGACCTGGAAACCGCGATCGTGGCGTTGCGGGAGGCGGTGGACCGCGACCCCCGCCCGGACCATCTGCTGGCACTGGCAAGGGCGTTGCGCCTGATGTATCCGGTGAACGGCGACGAACGGGTCCTGCGCGAGTCCGTGACGATGTCACGGCGTGCCCTGGCCGCCGCCCGCCCGACGGAACCCGCGCGCCACCGGTACCTGGAGCAGGCGGCGTACGCCCGGCTGCTCAGCCACGCGGCGCACGGCGGCCGGGGTGTCGTGGACGTGGCGGTGCCCCTGCAACGCCTGGCGATCGGCTCCCTCCCCGAGGGCCACCCCGGCCGGCTCGACGCGGTCGGCGCCCTCGCCGACATCTGGCTGGCGCGGTACGAGAAGACGCGGTCCACCGCCGACCTGGACGGCGCGCTGGAGGCCACGCTGACGGCGATGCGGCTCAGCCGGGGGCGTTCCGACCGGCACCGGCACCTGGCCCGCTACGGCCGGGGCGCACGGCTGATCTACGAGGACACGGGCGACGCCTCCCATCTGGCGCGCGGCATCCACGCCACCCTGCGGGCGCTGAAGACCGACGATCTGCCCGCGGAACTGAAGGCGGCGTACCTGGTGCAGGGCGCCGCCCTGCTGCTCGACCACACGGACCGGGAACCGGACCCCGACATGCGGCGGGCCGCGCGGAACATGCTGTTCGAGTGCTCCAAGCTCGACCACGGGGACCTCCACGTGCAGATCGAGTGTGCCCGGCGGTGGGCGGATCTCGCCGTCTCGGAAGAGTCCTGGCACGAGGCCGGCCTGGCCCATCTCGGCGCGCTGCGCGCAATGGCGCGGCTGACCGCCACCGAGGTCAGCCGCCAGTCCCAGGAGAGCGCCCTGCGGCGTTTCTCCGGAATGGCCTCCATGGGCGCGGCCTATTCCCTGAACGCCGAGAGTCCGCTGGAGGCACTCACCCTCCTGGAACTGGGCCGCAGCGTTCTGCTGACGCAGGAACTCTCCCTCTACGACGAGGTACGGGCGCTGCGGAACTCCGCACCGGATCTCGCCCGTCAACTGGCCGAACAGCTCAAGAGGCGCGACGAGTCCGCCTCGGCGCTCGGCGCCCGCATGATCCTCGCGACCGCCGGTCTCCCGGGCGACGGACGCCTCGCCGACCGGCATCGGGTCGCCGGCCGCAATCTCCAGATCCTGCGGGCGCAGATCCGCGAGGTCCCGGGCCACGAGAGGTTCATGTCCGGGCTGACGGAGGAGGAGTTGCTGTCGGTGTCCGAGCGGGGGCCGATCGTCGTGCTCAACCTCAGCGCGCTCAGGACGGACGCGCTCGTCGTACGGCCGGACGGGGTCACGGTCGTGCCGCTGCCCGCGGTCACCCCGGAGAGGGTCGGCGCACTCGTCGACACGTTCCTGACGGCCGTGGAGGATCCGGACGACCACGGCGGCAAGGCGATGCTCGACGCCCTGGCCTGGCTCTGGGACCACATGGCCGAACCGGTGCTCGCGGTCGCGGCACCGCCGCCGGGCCCGAACAGCCCGCTCCCCCGCCTGTGGTGGTGCCCCACCGGCCCGCTGAGCCATCTCCCGCTGCACGCGGCCGGACACCACCTCGCGGGCGATGGGCGGACGGTCCTGGACCGGGTCGTCTCCTCCTACACGCCGACGATCACGGCCCTGAGCCGGGTGCGAGCCCGGCGGACCACCCCGTCGGCCGGTGCCGGGCTGCTGGCGGTGGCGGTCGGGCGGACGGCGAGCGGCACCGAAGTGCCGTTGCCGGGCGCGCACTCCGAGGCCGACGCGGTCGCCGCGATCCATCCGGCGACCACCGTCCTCGCCGACGGCGAGGCCACCCGGGCCCGGCTGCTGGCCGAACTGCCCCGGCACCCCCGGGCGCACTTCACGTGCCACACCCGCTCCGACCCCCGCTCGCCCTCCTTGAGCCGGCTGGTGCTGCACGAGGCGGACGACGAGCTGACGGTCGGCGACATCGCCCGACTCGACCTGTCGTCCGTGGAGTTGGCGTACCTGTCGATCTGTGACGCGGCGCGGCCCGGGGCGGAGATCCCCGACGAGTCGGTCCACATCGCGGGCGCCTTCCTGATCGCGGGTTACCCCGATGTCGTCGGCACGCTCTGGCCGATGCCGGACGCGACGGGCCGCCGGCTCGCCCGGCACTTCCACCGACGGCTCGCCGAGGGCGACGACCCGGCGCGGGCCCTGCACCTTACGACGGTCCGGGCGCGCCGCAACGCCCCTGGCCTGCCGGTCGGTTGGGCGAATCTCGTGCACATCGGCGGCTGA
- a CDS encoding NAD-dependent formate dehydrogenase: MAKVLCVLYDDPTDGYPTTYARDDLPAIDHYPGGQTTPTPEAIDFTPGHLLGSVSGELGLRAYLEKAGHTLVVTSDKDGAGSVFDRELADADVVISQPFWPAYLTPERIAAAKNLKLAVTAGIGSDHVDLDAAVAHGVTVAEVTYSNSISVAEHVVMMTLSLVRNYLPSHQVVLDGGWNIADCVTRSYDLEGMHVGTVAAGRIGLAVLRRLAPFDVKLHYTDRHRLPRELERELGLVFHESAADMVPHCDVVTVNAPLHPETEGLFGDELLGTMKRGAYLINTARARIVDRDAVDRALRSGQLAGYAGDVWFPQPAPADHPWRTMPHHGMTPHISGSSLSAQARYAAGTREILESWFAGRPIRDEYLIVDGGALAGTGAHSYSVTT, encoded by the coding sequence ATGGCCAAGGTGCTCTGCGTCCTGTACGACGACCCCACCGACGGATACCCGACGACGTACGCCCGCGACGACCTCCCCGCGATCGACCACTACCCGGGAGGCCAGACCACCCCCACCCCCGAGGCGATCGACTTCACCCCCGGACACCTCCTGGGCAGCGTCTCCGGCGAACTCGGCCTGCGCGCCTACCTGGAGAAGGCCGGGCACACCCTCGTCGTCACCTCCGACAAGGACGGCGCCGGCTCGGTCTTCGACCGTGAACTCGCCGACGCGGACGTGGTGATCTCCCAGCCCTTCTGGCCCGCCTACCTCACCCCCGAGCGCATCGCCGCCGCGAAGAACCTCAAGCTCGCCGTCACCGCCGGCATCGGCTCCGACCACGTCGACCTCGACGCGGCCGTCGCCCACGGCGTGACGGTCGCCGAGGTGACGTACAGCAACAGCATCAGCGTCGCCGAGCACGTGGTGATGATGACGCTGTCCCTGGTCCGCAACTACCTGCCCTCCCACCAGGTCGTCCTCGACGGCGGCTGGAACATCGCCGACTGCGTGACCCGCTCGTACGACCTGGAGGGCATGCACGTCGGCACGGTCGCCGCCGGCCGCATCGGACTCGCGGTCCTGCGCCGCCTCGCGCCCTTCGACGTCAAGCTCCACTACACCGACCGGCACCGGCTGCCGCGCGAACTGGAGCGGGAACTCGGGCTGGTCTTCCACGAGAGCGCGGCCGACATGGTGCCGCACTGCGACGTCGTCACCGTCAACGCGCCGCTCCACCCGGAGACCGAGGGCCTGTTCGGCGACGAACTGCTGGGCACGATGAAGCGCGGCGCGTACCTCATCAACACCGCCCGTGCCCGGATCGTCGACCGGGACGCCGTCGACCGCGCCCTGCGCTCAGGGCAGTTGGCGGGCTACGCGGGCGACGTGTGGTTCCCGCAGCCCGCCCCCGCCGACCACCCCTGGCGCACCATGCCCCACCACGGCATGACCCCGCACATCTCCGGCTCCTCCCTCTCCGCGCAGGCCCGTTACGCGGCCGGCACCCGGGAGATCCTGGAGTCCTGGTTCGCGGGGCGCCCGATCCGCGACGAGTACCTGATCGTCGACGGCGGCGCGCTGGCCGGGACGGGCGCCCACTCCTACTCGGTGACCACGTGA
- a CDS encoding MmyB family transcriptional regulator, giving the protein MAYQAGGQRTASRPAPDSPEARAYLQDYAGYLEAVPFPSVVLDHRWDVVLANTAFETLFRDMSPHPTALPGDNFLRFVLFHPDAATLLGDHESSWCLPMLAGFAAALERHGHDHVLQAIRREIAQDPLMEAAYRQGLPHWIRLVGEGAVEHDGAIRPLLHPDPRRGVTECRIVADTPRTLQDMGYTRLTMILREPRPAPAPRRTRTARRTANHLTVVPTPTA; this is encoded by the coding sequence ATGGCGTATCAGGCAGGAGGGCAGCGGACCGCGTCGCGGCCCGCCCCCGACAGTCCCGAGGCGCGGGCGTACCTCCAGGACTACGCCGGGTACCTCGAGGCCGTGCCGTTCCCCTCCGTCGTGCTCGACCACCGCTGGGACGTCGTCCTGGCCAACACCGCTTTCGAGACACTTTTCCGGGACATGAGCCCGCATCCGACCGCGCTGCCGGGCGACAACTTCCTGCGGTTCGTCCTCTTCCACCCCGACGCGGCCACCCTGCTCGGTGACCACGAGTCGAGCTGGTGCCTGCCGATGCTCGCGGGCTTCGCCGCCGCGCTGGAGCGCCACGGTCACGACCATGTGCTCCAGGCGATCCGCCGCGAGATCGCCCAGGACCCGCTCATGGAGGCCGCCTACCGGCAGGGCCTGCCGCACTGGATCCGCCTGGTCGGCGAGGGCGCCGTGGAGCACGACGGCGCGATCCGCCCGCTGCTGCACCCGGACCCGCGCCGGGGGGTCACCGAGTGCCGGATCGTCGCCGACACCCCGCGCACCCTCCAGGACATGGGCTACACCCGGCTGACGATGATCCTGCGCGAGCCGCGCCCCGCCCCGGCCCCCCGCAGGACCCGTACCGCACGCCGTACCGCGAACCATCTCACCGTGGTGCCCACCCCCACAGCCTGA
- a CDS encoding LysR family transcriptional regulator, with protein MLLRQLEYLVALARERHFVRAAAACYVSQPSLSAAIRRLEHELGVPIVRRGRKYEGLTPEGEVVLAWAHRILAERDGLRQELSALRDGLTGTLRLGVVPTALPVASLLTNPFCERHPRARVSIESLSSEEIRHGLTEFALDAAMTYLDDEALAGLGRLPLYEERYVLLTPVDGPLAGVSRVRWAQAAALPLCLLGPRMRNRRIIDECFAADGAKAAPAIESDTVAGLYAHLPGGRWSSVISHAWLHMSGVPEGMRVVPLEGPAHGPRVGLVTGPDEPPSVLAGALLTVAREADVRQALDALLRAHLGGDEH; from the coding sequence GTGCTGCTGCGCCAGCTCGAATACCTGGTCGCGCTCGCCAGAGAGCGCCACTTCGTCCGCGCGGCCGCCGCCTGTTACGTCTCCCAGCCGTCGCTGTCCGCCGCGATACGGCGCCTGGAGCACGAGTTGGGCGTGCCCATCGTGCGCCGGGGGCGCAAGTACGAGGGGCTGACCCCGGAGGGTGAGGTGGTGCTCGCCTGGGCGCACCGCATCCTCGCCGAACGCGACGGCCTGCGGCAGGAGTTGTCGGCCCTGCGGGACGGGCTCACCGGCACGCTCCGCCTCGGCGTGGTCCCCACCGCGCTGCCCGTCGCGTCCCTGCTGACCAACCCGTTCTGCGAGCGCCATCCCCGCGCCCGGGTGAGCATCGAGTCGCTGTCGTCGGAGGAGATCCGGCACGGGCTCACCGAGTTCGCACTGGACGCGGCGATGACGTACCTCGACGACGAAGCCCTCGCGGGCCTGGGCCGACTGCCGCTCTACGAGGAGCGGTACGTGCTGCTCACACCGGTCGACGGCCCGCTCGCCGGGGTGTCCCGCGTGCGCTGGGCCCAGGCGGCGGCGCTCCCGCTCTGTCTGCTCGGCCCGCGGATGCGCAACCGGCGCATCATCGACGAGTGCTTCGCCGCCGACGGCGCGAAGGCGGCGCCCGCGATCGAGTCGGACACCGTCGCCGGGCTGTACGCCCATCTGCCGGGCGGCCGGTGGTCGAGCGTGATCTCGCACGCGTGGCTGCACATGTCCGGCGTGCCGGAGGGCATGCGGGTGGTCCCCCTGGAAGGCCCCGCGCACGGCCCGCGCGTCGGCCTGGTGACCGGCCCGGACGAGCCGCCCTCCGTCCTCGCCGGCGCCCTGCTCACGGTCGCCCGCGAGGCCGACGTACGCCAGGCCCTGGACGCGCTCCTGCGTGCCCACCTCGGCGGGGACGAGCACTGA
- a CDS encoding spherulation-specific family 4 protein, whose amino-acid sequence MSLLIPLYVHPADDPGAWHRLIQAAGRTYGVILNPANGPGERPDPAFTAAAGALREAGARVLGYVDTDYGVRERAAVLDDVRRHQDWYAADGCFLDQVTATPEALWACRRLVRTVRRAGAGTVVLNPGVHPAPGYARLADLTVTFEGHWSTYVSAFSRPEWAARHPPERLCHLVYGVPAALVPLAVRTAGERGAAVCGPVTGELPNPWAELTPALTGSES is encoded by the coding sequence GTGAGCCTGCTGATTCCGCTGTATGTGCACCCGGCCGACGATCCGGGCGCCTGGCATCGCCTGATCCAGGCGGCCGGGCGGACGTACGGTGTGATCCTCAACCCGGCGAACGGTCCCGGCGAGCGCCCCGACCCGGCCTTCACCGCGGCCGCCGGCGCTCTGCGGGAGGCGGGCGCGCGGGTCCTCGGGTACGTCGACACCGACTACGGGGTGCGCGAGCGCGCCGCCGTCCTGGACGACGTACGCCGCCACCAGGACTGGTACGCGGCCGACGGCTGCTTCCTCGACCAGGTGACGGCGACACCGGAGGCGCTGTGGGCCTGCCGGCGGCTGGTGCGGACGGTGCGCCGGGCGGGCGCCGGGACGGTGGTGCTCAACCCCGGGGTCCACCCGGCGCCGGGGTACGCCCGGCTCGCCGACCTGACCGTCACCTTCGAGGGGCACTGGTCGACGTACGTCTCGGCGTTCAGCCGCCCGGAGTGGGCCGCACGGCATCCGCCGGAACGGCTGTGCCATCTCGTCTACGGCGTCCCGGCGGCCCTGGTGCCGCTCGCGGTACGCACCGCGGGCGAGCGGGGCGCCGCCGTCTGCGGCCCGGTGACCGGAGAACTACCCAACCCTTGGGCCGAGTTGACCCCAGCCCTGACCGGATCGGAGTCATGA
- a CDS encoding helix-turn-helix domain-containing protein → MSDGFEVPGATATILLSAVVARVAALADRLGVDHAEVFDTRRLSVASGVPEPVVKSLLGGRPAGEPDVQARFLQRLDLLRRTRLKPNGRRYTQQEIADGAGMSRQQAGALINGDRRPTMEHCDAIQRFFRVHAGFLTAEDPEALAGTLQHTEQELLQKLAAREAAAAAEDPLERLLQDHGVRGIAWRAAQLPTDQHRDKVAEWLDMLLESVKRPES, encoded by the coding sequence GTGTCGGATGGCTTCGAGGTTCCGGGCGCCACCGCGACGATACTGCTGTCGGCCGTCGTCGCCCGTGTCGCCGCACTCGCCGACCGGCTCGGTGTGGACCACGCGGAGGTCTTCGACACCCGGCGGCTGTCCGTCGCCTCCGGTGTCCCCGAGCCGGTGGTCAAGTCCCTGCTGGGCGGCCGCCCGGCCGGCGAGCCCGATGTCCAGGCCCGGTTCCTCCAGCGCCTGGACCTGCTGCGCCGCACCCGGCTGAAGCCGAACGGGCGCAGATACACCCAGCAGGAGATAGCCGACGGCGCCGGGATGTCCCGGCAGCAGGCGGGCGCGCTGATCAACGGCGACCGCCGCCCCACCATGGAGCACTGCGACGCCATCCAGCGCTTCTTCCGGGTGCACGCCGGTTTCCTCACGGCCGAGGACCCCGAGGCCCTGGCGGGCACCCTCCAGCACACCGAGCAGGAGCTGCTGCAGAAGCTCGCCGCACGGGAGGCCGCCGCGGCCGCCGAGGATCCGCTGGAGAGACTCCTGCAGGATCACGGGGTGCGCGGGATCGCCTGGCGGGCCGCGCAGTTGCCCACGGACCAGCACCGCGACAAGGTCGCCGAGTGGCTGGACATGCTCCTGGAGAGCGTGAAGCGGCCCGAGTCGTGA
- a CDS encoding molybdopterin-dependent oxidoreductase: MRGHPIPPGQRLVHGWPVSHYGPVPRFRPERWNLRVFGATASGETHEWRFDDLAALPRVTVVSDLHCASGSTSIGHEWYGIPAAGVLDLVPPAPGTTHVMAWAEYGYSANLRLGDFTSPRTLLATHHDGEPLTAEHGFPLRLVVPHLYGYKSVKWLRGIEYMTADRRGFWEERGYHNLADPWKQQRYSYQEDEEDEEVEEDDGGGSPPPTEAPSAT; this comes from the coding sequence ATGCGCGGTCATCCGATCCCTCCAGGACAGCGTCTTGTGCACGGCTGGCCCGTCTCGCACTACGGCCCGGTCCCCCGCTTCCGTCCCGAGCGCTGGAATCTGCGGGTCTTCGGTGCCACCGCCTCCGGCGAGACGCACGAGTGGCGGTTCGACGATCTGGCCGCCCTGCCGCGTGTCACCGTGGTCTCCGATCTGCACTGCGCGAGCGGTTCCACCTCCATCGGCCACGAGTGGTACGGCATCCCCGCCGCCGGCGTTCTGGACCTGGTCCCGCCCGCGCCGGGGACCACGCACGTCATGGCCTGGGCCGAGTACGGCTACTCCGCCAATCTGCGCCTCGGTGACTTCACCTCACCGCGGACGCTCCTGGCCACCCACCACGACGGCGAACCCCTCACCGCCGAACACGGCTTCCCGCTGCGCCTGGTCGTCCCCCACCTCTACGGCTACAAGAGCGTCAAATGGCTCCGCGGCATCGAGTACATGACGGCCGACCGGCGCGGCTTCTGGGAGGAGCGCGGCTACCACAACCTCGCCGACCCCTGGAAGCAGCAGCGGTACTCCTACCAGGAGGACGAGGAGGATGAGGAGGTCGAGGAGGACGACGGTGGCGGCTCGCCGCCGCCGACCGAGGCGCCGTCGGCGACCTGA